A stretch of the Marinobacter sp. JH2 genome encodes the following:
- the nosZ gene encoding TAT-dependent nitrous-oxide reductase, giving the protein MKKRDELSKDTAEVPESGLSRRRFMGAAALAGVAGATGLGTSIMSREAFAAAAQEAKNKIHIEPGELDEYYGFWSGGHQGEVRVLGVPSMRELMRIPVFNVDPATGWGITNESKAILGGEQQYLNGDCHHPHISMEDGRYDGKYLFINDKANTRVARIRLDIMKTDKITFVPNVQAIHGLRLQKVPRTNYVFCNAEFVIPQPNDGSEYSLENSYTMFSAIDAETMEVAWQVVVDGNLDNTDADYTGKYAASTCYNSERALDLAGTMRNDRDWVVVFNIERIAAAVKAGKFKTIGDSKVPVVDGRGKSEFTRYIPVPKNPHGLNTSPDGKYFIANGKLSPTASVIQIDKLDDLFDDKIELRDTIVAEPELGLGPLHTTFDGRGNAYTTLFIDSQVCKWNIADAIKHYNGEEVNYIRQKLDVHYQPGHNHASLTESRDADGKWLVVLSKFSKDRFLPVGPLHPENDQLIDISGDEMKLVHDGPTFAEPHDCILVRRDQIKTKKIYDRQDPYFAPTVEQAKKDGVTLEADNKVIRDGNKVRVYMTSVAPQFGTTEFKVKEGDEVTVCVTNLDTIEDVTHGFCMVNHGVSMEISPQQTSSVTFTAGKPGVYWYYCNWFCHALHMEMGGRMLVEKA; this is encoded by the coding sequence TGCAACCGGCCTTGGCACATCGATCATGAGCCGGGAAGCGTTTGCGGCCGCGGCCCAGGAAGCTAAGAACAAGATCCACATCGAGCCGGGTGAGCTGGATGAATACTACGGTTTCTGGAGCGGTGGTCACCAGGGTGAAGTGCGTGTTTTGGGCGTACCGTCCATGCGTGAGCTGATGCGTATTCCCGTATTTAACGTAGATCCCGCGACCGGCTGGGGTATTACCAACGAAAGTAAGGCGATTCTTGGCGGCGAACAGCAGTATCTGAATGGCGACTGTCACCACCCGCACATTTCAATGGAAGACGGTCGTTACGATGGTAAGTATCTGTTCATCAACGACAAGGCTAACACACGTGTAGCGCGTATTCGTTTGGATATCATGAAGACGGATAAGATTACTTTCGTACCAAACGTGCAGGCGATCCACGGTTTGCGTTTGCAGAAAGTGCCCCGCACGAATTATGTGTTCTGCAACGCCGAGTTTGTGATTCCACAGCCGAACGACGGCAGTGAATATAGTCTGGAAAACAGCTACACCATGTTCAGCGCGATTGACGCGGAAACCATGGAGGTTGCCTGGCAGGTAGTGGTAGACGGCAACCTGGATAACACCGACGCTGACTACACCGGCAAGTATGCTGCATCGACCTGCTACAACTCCGAGCGTGCGCTGGATTTGGCTGGCACCATGCGTAACGATCGCGACTGGGTGGTTGTGTTCAACATTGAGCGCATCGCGGCGGCGGTTAAGGCCGGTAAGTTCAAAACGATCGGTGATTCCAAAGTACCCGTTGTGGATGGGCGTGGTAAGTCTGAATTTACTCGTTACATCCCGGTGCCTAAGAACCCGCACGGTTTGAACACGTCTCCGGATGGTAAGTACTTCATTGCTAACGGTAAGCTGTCTCCAACAGCTTCAGTCATTCAGATCGACAAGCTGGACGATCTGTTCGATGACAAGATTGAGCTGAGAGACACCATCGTAGCGGAACCTGAGCTGGGTCTTGGGCCTCTGCACACAACCTTCGACGGTCGTGGGAACGCGTACACCACGTTGTTCATCGACAGCCAGGTGTGTAAGTGGAACATTGCGGACGCGATCAAGCACTATAACGGCGAGGAGGTGAATTACATTCGCCAAAAGCTGGATGTGCATTACCAGCCAGGCCACAACCATGCGTCGTTGACCGAGTCCCGTGATGCCGATGGTAAGTGGCTGGTGGTTCTGTCCAAGTTTTCAAAAGACCGTTTCTTGCCGGTCGGCCCTTTGCACCCGGAGAACGATCAGCTGATTGATATTTCCGGTGACGAGATGAAGCTGGTTCACGATGGCCCGACGTTCGCTGAGCCGCACGACTGTATTTTGGTTCGTCGTGACCAGATCAAGACCAAGAAGATCTACGATCGTCAGGACCCGTACTTTGCTCCAACGGTTGAGCAGGCCAAGAAAGACGGTGTGACTTTGGAAGCAGACAACAAGGTAATCCGTGATGGCAATAAGGTTCGTGTTTACATGACCTCTGTTGCGCCTCAGTTTGGTACAACTGAGTTCAAGGTGAAGGAAGGGGATGAGGTTACTGTGTGTGTGACCAACCTTGATACCATCGAGGATGTGACTCACGGTTTCTGTATGGTGAACCATGGTGTGAGTATGGAGATCAGTCCGCAGCAGACTTCGTCTGTGACCTTTACCGCTGGTAAGCCCGGTGTGTACTGGTACTACTGCAACTGGTTCTGTCATGCGCTGCACATGGAAATGGGTGGTCGCATGTTGGTAGAGAAGGCTTAA
- a CDS encoding nitrous oxide reductase family maturation protein NosD — MYQILRYGVALSVALLSLAANADLQERLDNLQPGSSIELPPETLSPLAIRVPGVTVSCAQETVIDGGWQGNAVDILAENVTFSGCTVRNWGRDLNELDAGIFVAREARGSVVEDNRLKGPAFGVWLDATPDVTVRNNHIRGEVSIRSQDRGNGIHLFNTTGALIEGNDISQTRDAIYIETSNKNEIRNNLMTDLRYGIHYMYSMHNLLEGNVTRGTRTGYALMQSKYLRVINNRSENDENYGILMNFITNSTLRGNVVIGVSEGQAGRVMISGGEGKALFIYNSLYNVFEGNLFADSNIGIHLTAGSEDNEVFNNAFVNNERQVKYVATRTQSWAKDGGGNFWSDYLGWDRDQDGLGDVPYEPNDNVDRLLWKYPEAKVLMFSPSVDVLRWVQDAFPVVKSAGVSDPHPLMRIPEYLQSEIR; from the coding sequence ATGTACCAAATATTGCGTTATGGGGTGGCCCTGTCAGTCGCTCTTTTATCGCTCGCCGCCAACGCGGACCTGCAAGAACGGCTTGATAACCTGCAGCCGGGTTCGTCCATCGAACTTCCACCAGAAACACTGTCGCCTCTGGCTATCCGGGTGCCTGGGGTAACTGTGTCTTGTGCGCAGGAAACGGTGATTGATGGTGGCTGGCAGGGGAATGCGGTTGATATTTTGGCTGAGAATGTGACTTTTTCAGGCTGTACGGTTCGGAATTGGGGTCGGGACCTGAATGAGTTGGATGCCGGGATTTTTGTGGCCCGGGAGGCTCGTGGTTCAGTGGTTGAGGATAACCGTCTGAAAGGGCCGGCATTTGGGGTTTGGTTGGATGCGACGCCGGATGTGACGGTGCGGAATAATCACATTCGGGGCGAGGTGAGTATTCGGTCGCAGGATCGCGGCAATGGTATTCACTTGTTTAATACCACTGGGGCTTTGATTGAGGGAAATGATATTTCCCAGACCCGGGATGCGATTTATATCGAGACGTCGAACAAGAACGAGATTCGTAACAATCTGATGACGGATCTGCGTTACGGCATTCATTACATGTATTCGATGCATAATCTGCTGGAGGGGAATGTTACCCGTGGTACTCGTACAGGGTATGCGCTGATGCAAAGCAAGTACCTGAGGGTGATTAATAACCGCTCCGAGAATGATGAGAACTACGGCATTTTGATGAATTTCATCACCAATTCGACGCTGCGGGGCAATGTGGTAATTGGGGTGTCGGAAGGGCAGGCCGGTCGGGTGATGATTTCGGGCGGTGAAGGCAAGGCGTTGTTTATCTACAACTCCTTGTACAACGTGTTCGAAGGCAATTTGTTTGCGGACAGTAATATTGGCATTCATTTGACTGCAGGTTCGGAGGACAACGAGGTATTTAATAATGCCTTTGTAAATAATGAGCGCCAGGTGAAGTATGTGGCAACTCGTACCCAGTCCTGGGCCAAGGATGGTGGAGGAAATTTCTGGAGTGATTATCTTGGCTGGGATCGGGATCAGGATGGGCTGGGCGATGTGCCCTATGAACCTAATGACAACGTAGATCGGCTGCTTTGGAAATACCCAGAGGCAAAAGTGCTGATGTTCAGCCCTTCGGTGGATGTGTTGCGTTGGGTGCAAGATGCCTTTCCGGTAGTGAAATCCGCCGGCGTAAGCGATCCCCATCCCTTGATGCGAATTCCCGAGTATCTGCAATCGGAGATCCGATGA